A window of Juglans regia cultivar Chandler chromosome 7, Walnut 2.0, whole genome shotgun sequence contains these coding sequences:
- the LOC109010455 gene encoding probable membrane-associated kinase regulator 1, which yields MGKRTEKNPKSHTLPSSPSHSFSSSSSSDFEFTISVSPRKAFTTLCPADELFYKGQLLPLHLSPRLSMVRTLLASSSTSSSDTTTTASRDSTGSSNDSHSSFNSDLVLLVDCDSSRPSSVTEDDDFKRLHNPKLQSQIHFGHQIKKSKYFSFSRFSSVFRKEPKNRDPDNVSASSVKRMSTTAKEVIRRYLKKVKPLYEKLSQKQQQQQQKMGGVPCTMLATAVSLPSKAEISAKDTEISGKSTRKEQGGGFSHSFSGNLRYPRRRSCVSSCPSSMRSSPTHSGVLNRTGYTGTGRVGGVNYTDTSSMEELHSAIQGAIAHCKNSMIQNKSMLSNEI from the coding sequence ATGGGGAAGAGAACGGAAAAAAACCCCAAATCCCATACTCTCCCATCCTCGCCGTCtcactctttctcttcctcttcctcctcagaTTTCGAGTTTACCATTTCTGTCTCCCCTCGCAAAGCTTTCACCACTCTCTGCCCAGCCGATGAGCTCTTCTACAAGGGCCAGCTCCTGCCTCTCCACCTCTCTCCCCGCCTCTCCATGGTCCGCACTCTTCTCGCTTCCTCAAGCACCTCCTCCTCCgacaccaccaccaccgcctCCCGAGACTCCACCGGCAGCTCCAACGACTCACACTCCTCTTTCAACAGTGACCTCGTCTTGCTCGTCGACTGCGACTCGTCCAGACCCAGCTCGGTCACCGAGGACGACGACTTCAAGCGCCTTCACAACCCTAAACTCCAAAGTCAAATCCATTTCGGCCACCAGATTAAGAAGAGCAAGTATTTCTCCTTCTCAAGATTCTCATCTGTATTCCGAAAAGAACCCAAAAACCGTGACCCCGATAACGTATCCGCGTCTTCCGTTAAAAGAATGAGCACCACGGCTAAAGAAGTTATCAGAAggtatttgaaaaaagtgaaaccGTTGTATGAAAAACTATCCCAgaaacagcagcagcagcagcaaaaAATGGGAGGAGTTCCGTGTACGATGCTAGCTACCGCTGTGTCTTTGCCGTCGAAAGCAGAGATATCTGCAAAAGACACGGAAATATCGGGCAAAAGTACGAGGAAAGAACAAGGCGGTGGATTTTCTCACTCTTTCTCAGGCAACTTGAGGTATCCAAGAAGGAGAAGCTGCGTTTCAAGCTGTCCGTCGTCGATGCGTTCGTCGCCAACTCACTCGGGGGTTCTTAACCGTACCGGGTATACGGGAACGGGCAGGGTTGGAGGGGTGAACTACACCGACACGTCGTCAATGGAGGAGTTGCATAGCGCTATTCAAGGAGCAATTGCCCATTGCAAGAATTCCATGATTCAAAACAAGTCTATGCTCAGTAACGAGATCTGA
- the LOC109010454 gene encoding cyclin-T1-5-like isoform X2 produces the protein MSFPWNFHSQGGTTNDDYRSSFSRNNFSNNNRNRRNNYSNRNYRNINDFPGTLWPHNDSFYHVKPENFTHANRNGMGVPSLKRRKFSASIWGGSGRHYVLPGTYDLAPSTCNYAVCPTRSNAEASMSTNFKRDRSQLEDDEPAFMSRDEIERHSPSRKDGIDALREAHLRYSYCTFLQNLGLQLELPQTTIGTAMVLCHRFFVRQSHASHDRFLIATATLFLAAKSEETPRPLNNVLRASCEISRRQDVSFLSHLLPTGWFELYRERVIEAEHRILSTLNFELNVQHPYAPLTSVLDKLGLSQTVLVNLALNLVSEGVHTRLISVLACMIFLPGGLICCSWKVLFYT, from the exons ATGTCTTTTCCATGGAATTTCCATTCGCAAGGAGGCACCACTAATGATGACTATCGGTCCTCCTTCAGCAGGAACAATTTCAGCAACAACAACAGGAATAGAAGGAACAATTATAGCAATAGGAATTATAGGAATATCAATGACTTCCCAGGGACACTTTGGCCGCATAATGACAGTTTTTATCACGTTAAGCCGGAAAATTTCACTCATGCTAATCGTAATGGCATGGGAGTGCCATCTTTGAAAAGGAGAAAGTTTTCAGCTTCTATTTGGGGAGGTAGTGGGAGACACTATGTGTTGCCTGGGACATATGATTTGGCCCCTTCAACCTGCAATTATGCAGTCTGTCCTACAAGATCCAATGCAGAGGCCTCTATGTCCACTAACTTTAAACGTGACCGCTCACAATTAGAAGATGATGAACCAGCCTTCATGTCAAGGGATGAGATTGAGAGACACTCCCCGTCAAGAAAAGATGGTATCGATGCTCTTCGTGAAGCTCATTTGCGGTACTCGTACTGCACCTTCCTTCAGAATCTTGGATTGCAACTCGAATT GCCCCAAACCACTATTGGCACTGCCATGGTTCTGTGCCACCGGTTTTTTGTTCGACAATCACATGCTTCCCATGAtagattt TTGATTGCTACTGCCACTCTTTTTCTCGCTGCAAAGTCTGAGGAGACTCCACGCCCTTTAAACAATGTGCTGAGAGCATCTTGTGAAATTTCCCGTAGGCAGGATGTTTCTTTCTTGTCCCATTTGCTTCCTACT GGCTGGTTTGAGCTTTATCGGGAACGAGTGATTGAGGCTGAGCATAGGATACTGTCTACTCTAAATTTTGAGCTTAATGTGCAGCATCCATATGCTCCTCTTACGTCTGTTCTTGACAAATTAGGTCTTTCACAAACTGTTTTGGTCAATTTGGCATTGAACTTGGTCAGTGAAGG GGTCCACACAAGATTGATTAGCGTGCTCGCATGTATGATTTTCTTACCTGGCGGATTGATATGCTGTTCTTGGAAAGTTTTGTTTTACACCTGA